Proteins from one Pseudomonadota bacterium genomic window:
- a CDS encoding GatB/YqeY domain-containing protein, producing MNLKERLTEEMKTAARAKDKLKLSTIRMVRSEIKNQEISRRHELGDDEILKLLGTMVKQRKDSISQFKKGGREDLAAKEEQELEILGVYLPEQMAATEIESIVKTVIAETGAAGKKDMGKVMQAVMARVAGRADGKEINRMVSSLLS from the coding sequence ATGAATCTGAAAGAACGGCTTACTGAAGAAATGAAAACCGCTGCCAGGGCAAAGGATAAACTAAAGCTTTCTACCATTCGTATGGTCAGGTCTGAGATAAAGAATCAGGAAATTTCCCGCCGCCATGAGTTGGGTGACGATGAGATACTGAAATTGCTGGGAACTATGGTTAAACAGCGGAAAGATTCCATCAGCCAGTTTAAAAAAGGCGGCCGCGAAGATCTGGCTGCCAAGGAGGAGCAGGAACTGGAAATCCTGGGAGTGTATCTCCCGGAGCAGATGGCCGCCACTGAAATTGAATCGATTGTAAAAACGGTTATTGCCGAGACCGGTGCCGCCGGCAAAAAAGATATGGGCAAAGTGATGCAGGCGGTAATGGCTCGGGTCGCCGGCCGTGCGGATGGCAAAGAAATCAATCGCATGGTTTCCTCATTACTTTCCTGA
- the hisF gene encoding imidazole glycerol phosphate synthase subunit HisF, whose product MLAKRIIPCLDVKDGRVVKGINFVGLRDAGDPVEVAAAYDIQGADEVTFLDITASSDQRNIIIDVVKRTAEQVFIPLTVGGGIRTLKDIRDLLKAGADKVSINTGAVKNPSFVQEASRRFGSQCIVVAIDAKSRLGGGWEVYIYGGREPTGIDAVAWARKMEEYGAGEILLTSMNRDGTKDGYDLSLTRTIVDAVDLPVIASGGVGKLEHLYDGFAKANVSAALAASIFHYREYTIGEAKEYLRGRGVRVRDEKG is encoded by the coding sequence ATGTTGGCAAAAAGGATTATCCCCTGTCTTGATGTGAAGGACGGCCGGGTGGTTAAAGGCATTAATTTTGTTGGCCTGCGGGATGCCGGTGATCCGGTGGAAGTGGCTGCGGCTTACGATATCCAGGGAGCTGATGAAGTTACTTTCCTCGATATTACCGCTTCCAGTGATCAGCGGAATATCATTATAGATGTGGTAAAAAGGACGGCTGAGCAGGTTTTTATCCCCCTGACAGTTGGTGGGGGTATCCGGACGCTGAAAGATATCCGGGATTTGTTAAAAGCCGGGGCGGATAAGGTATCCATCAATACAGGGGCGGTTAAAAATCCCAGCTTTGTTCAGGAAGCATCACGCCGTTTCGGCAGCCAATGTATCGTGGTTGCCATTGATGCCAAGTCCCGGCTTGGAGGTGGCTGGGAAGTGTATATCTATGGTGGCCGTGAACCCACTGGAATTGATGCGGTTGCCTGGGCGCGAAAGATGGAAGAATATGGAGCCGGTGAAATCCTGCTGACCAGCATGAACCGGGATGGCACCAAGGATGGTTATGACCTGTCGTTGACCAGAACCATTGTTGACGCGGTGGACCTCCCAGTGATTGCTTCCGGTGGCGTGGGCAAGCTTGAACATCTCTATGATGGGTTTGCTAAAGCTAATGTCAGTGCCGCCCTGGCAGCTTCTATATTTCATTATCGCGAATATACTATTGGTGAGGCAAAAGAATATTTACGCGGCCGTGGTGTCCGGGTCAGGGATGAAAAAGGATAA
- the hisA gene encoding 1-(5-phosphoribosyl)-5-[(5-phosphoribosylamino)methylideneamino]imidazole-4-carboxamide isomerase: MLIIPAIDLKDGNCVRLRQGRMEDDTLFSTDPLQMARRWQQEGARYLHLVDLNGAFAGSPVNREAIITIVKSLDIPCQLGGGIRSLETIEDYLNLGLDRVILGTVAVEQEELVAEAARRFPGRICVGIDARQGKVSTRGWAEETELEALDLALKMQDLGVAAIIYTDIMRDGMQTGVNLEDTGRLAESLEIPVIASGGIASLDDLKQLLTIESKGVAAAITGRALYEGTLDLRAAMKLVDDV, encoded by the coding sequence ATGCTGATTATTCCGGCCATCGACTTGAAAGATGGCAACTGTGTTCGTCTGCGCCAGGGACGGATGGAAGATGACACCTTGTTTTCCACCGATCCGCTGCAAATGGCTCGCCGCTGGCAGCAGGAAGGGGCCAGGTATCTGCACCTGGTTGATTTGAATGGCGCCTTTGCCGGTTCTCCGGTGAACCGTGAAGCGATAATCACTATTGTCAAATCCCTGGATATCCCCTGCCAGCTTGGAGGCGGAATTCGTTCCCTGGAAACCATTGAAGACTACCTCAACTTGGGACTTGATCGGGTTATATTGGGGACCGTGGCCGTTGAACAGGAAGAGCTGGTTGCCGAAGCAGCTCGCCGTTTTCCCGGGCGTATCTGTGTAGGCATTGATGCCCGCCAGGGCAAGGTATCCACCCGGGGCTGGGCGGAGGAAACGGAACTGGAAGCCTTGGATCTGGCGCTTAAAATGCAGGATTTGGGGGTGGCGGCAATCATTTATACGGATATTATGCGTGATGGTATGCAGACCGGGGTTAATCTTGAAGATACCGGCAGGTTGGCAGAATCCCTGGAAATTCCGGTTATTGCCTCCGGGGGGATTGCCTCCCTGGATGACCTTAAACAACTGTTGACCATCGAAAGCAAAGGGGTGGCTGCGGCCATCACTGGTCGGGCGCTTTATGAAGGGACGCTTGATTTAAGGGCAGCCATGAAGTTGGTTGATGATGTATGA
- the hisH gene encoding imidazole glycerol phosphate synthase subunit HisH yields the protein MIAIIDYGMGNLRSVQKAVEKVGFTAEVTRSGSKIADADGVILPGVGAFKNCMENLDHYKLIQPVLQTISAGKPFLGICLGLQVLFTESQEFGHFPGMDVIKGSVVPFSHRLPDPDDEKSFLKIPHMGWNIIHKNGSLPLLENIAAESYFYFVHSYHVVPEDPAVIATTTDYGIDFVSSICRDNIFATQFHPEKSQLQGLEILKTFGKMVETS from the coding sequence ATGATTGCAATCATTGATTATGGCATGGGTAACCTGCGCAGTGTTCAGAAGGCGGTTGAGAAGGTGGGTTTTACCGCCGAGGTTACCCGTTCCGGGTCTAAGATTGCTGATGCTGATGGTGTCATCCTTCCCGGGGTGGGTGCTTTCAAGAATTGTATGGAAAACCTGGATCATTATAAGCTTATCCAGCCGGTTCTGCAGACAATCTCTGCGGGAAAGCCATTTTTAGGTATCTGTTTAGGCCTGCAGGTGCTTTTTACTGAAAGCCAGGAGTTTGGGCACTTCCCCGGTATGGATGTAATCAAGGGGTCGGTTGTTCCTTTCTCTCATCGTTTGCCGGATCCTGATGATGAGAAAAGTTTTTTGAAAATTCCCCATATGGGTTGGAATATCATCCATAAAAATGGTTCGCTGCCATTGCTGGAAAATATTGCCGCTGAATCCTATTTTTATTTCGTTCATTCCTACCACGTGGTTCCTGAAGATCCGGCAGTTATTGCCACGACCACTGATTACGGGATTGATTTTGTTTCATCCATTTGTCGGGATAATATTTTTGCCACCCAGTTTCACCCTGAAAAAAGCCAGCTTCAGGGGCTTGAAATCCTCAAGACTTTTGGCAAAATGGTGGAGACATCATGA
- the hisB gene encoding imidazoleglycerol-phosphate dehydratase HisB, translating into MEKTQRQGKVQRQTAETNINLDLQLDGRGSASIATGIPFMDHMLTLFARHSRSDMAVSAQGDLEVDYHHTVEDLGICLGQALVSALGDGGGIARYGQATIPMDEALCSVAVDISRRPQLTYNVPLMVEKVGVMDTELMEEFFRAFSSHGGMTLHINLHYGKNQHHIFESVFKALAHALRRAWTPDAGLAGQPLSTKGML; encoded by the coding sequence ATGGAGAAAACACAGCGACAGGGGAAGGTGCAGCGGCAGACGGCAGAAACCAATATTAATCTGGACCTTCAGCTGGATGGTCGGGGGTCGGCATCAATAGCAACCGGAATTCCATTCATGGATCATATGTTGACGCTGTTTGCCCGGCACAGCCGCAGTGATATGGCGGTATCTGCCCAGGGTGATCTGGAGGTTGATTACCACCATACGGTTGAAGACCTGGGTATTTGTTTGGGGCAGGCCCTGGTTTCAGCATTGGGTGATGGTGGTGGTATAGCCCGCTACGGTCAGGCCACTATTCCCATGGATGAAGCCTTGTGTTCGGTGGCGGTCGATATCTCCAGGCGTCCTCAACTGACCTATAATGTTCCGCTGATGGTGGAAAAGGTGGGAGTGATGGATACCGAATTGATGGAAGAGTTTTTTCGGGCTTTTTCCAGTCATGGAGGGATGACGCTGCACATTAATCTGCATTATGGCAAGAATCAGCATCACATCTTTGAGTCGGTTTTTAAGGCCCTGGCCCATGCTTTAAGGCGGGCCTGGACACCTGATGCCGGTCTTGCCGGCCAGCCTCTAAGCACCAAAGGGATGTTATGA
- the hisD gene encoding histidinol dehydrogenase — protein sequence MPVTIYDSSVSDFQPFFRKFCERNPELTREAEQIVREIVDRVRREGDAALFHYSRTFDDLDLAEVSLEVSADELNRALESLPAAELANLKLAIKRVTNYHQRQLRQSWFEDHEPGVLLGQKVTPLDKVGVYVPGGKASYPSSVIMNVLPARVAGVSEVIMVSPAAKGYNPAVLAAAKLCGVDRVFRLGGAQAVAALAYGTETVPAVDKIVGPGNIYVAQAKRQVFGRVGIDMVAGPSEILVLADHSANPEWVAADMLSQAEHDELAVAVVMTPERGLAEAVRQQLILQLEGLERKEIARQSLHLQGAIIVTRSLDEALSLANIFAAEHLELAVAEPLAALSSIRHAGAIFLGHYTPEALGDYLAGPNHVLPTGGTARFSSPLGVDDFLKRSSILSFTESSLAKYALPVQELAGMEGLEAHGLAVKRRVEK from the coding sequence ATGCCGGTTACCATTTATGATAGTTCTGTCAGCGATTTTCAGCCTTTTTTCAGGAAATTCTGTGAGCGGAATCCTGAACTGACCCGGGAAGCTGAGCAGATAGTCAGAGAGATTGTTGATCGGGTTCGGAGAGAAGGTGATGCGGCCTTGTTTCATTATAGCCGAACTTTTGATGACCTGGATTTGGCTGAAGTTTCTCTGGAGGTGTCTGCTGACGAGTTGAATCGTGCCCTGGAATCGTTACCGGCGGCTGAACTTGCCAATCTTAAACTTGCCATTAAGCGGGTTACTAACTACCATCAGCGTCAATTGCGCCAGTCCTGGTTTGAAGACCATGAACCCGGGGTGCTGCTGGGGCAGAAAGTAACACCTCTTGACAAGGTAGGGGTCTATGTCCCGGGGGGCAAAGCCTCCTATCCTTCATCGGTGATTATGAATGTTCTGCCGGCCCGGGTGGCCGGGGTATCCGAGGTGATTATGGTATCACCGGCAGCCAAAGGTTATAATCCGGCGGTTCTGGCAGCGGCAAAGTTATGTGGGGTTGACCGGGTATTTCGCCTTGGTGGGGCGCAGGCTGTTGCCGCCCTGGCCTACGGGACCGAAACCGTGCCGGCGGTGGATAAAATCGTTGGTCCGGGAAATATTTATGTTGCCCAGGCCAAACGCCAGGTTTTCGGCCGGGTAGGCATTGATATGGTTGCCGGTCCCAGTGAAATTCTGGTGCTGGCTGACCATTCCGCCAATCCCGAATGGGTGGCGGCTGATATGCTTTCCCAGGCGGAACACGATGAATTGGCCGTAGCGGTTGTAATGACACCGGAACGTGGATTGGCGGAAGCGGTGCGACAGCAGTTAATTCTACAGCTTGAAGGCCTGGAACGAAAGGAAATCGCCCGGCAGTCTCTGCACTTACAAGGGGCCATTATTGTTACCCGATCTCTGGATGAGGCGTTATCTCTGGCCAATATTTTTGCCGCGGAACATCTGGAACTGGCAGTGGCGGAGCCATTGGCAGCTCTCAGCTCAATCAGGCATGCCGGGGCAATCTTTTTAGGTCATTATACCCCGGAAGCATTGGGAGATTATCTGGCCGGGCCGAACCATGTTCTGCCCACTGGCGGCACCGCCCGGTTTTCATCGCCACTTGGTGTGGATGATTTTCTGAAACGTTCCAGTATTCTGTCATTTACTGAGAGTTCGTTGGCAAAATATGCTCTACCGGTACAGGAACTGGCCGGCATGGAGGGGCTGGAGGCCCACGGGCTGGCAGTAAAACGGCGAGTAGAAAAATAG